In Geobacillus kaustophilus, a genomic segment contains:
- a CDS encoding ABC transporter ATP-binding protein: MTKRVTLTVKELRKTIRGKEIIKGISFELHEGEVFGFLGPNGAGKTTTIRMLVGLIRPTSGTVAICGYDLHRQFTDAIRQIGCIVENPEMYPYLTGWENLEHFSRMMPGIGADRIVEVAKLVGLEQRIHDRVSTYSLGMRQRLGIAQALLGKPKVLILDEPTNGLDPAGIREMRAFIRFLAETEGLSVLVSSHLLSEIQLMCDRVAIMAKGRLLAVDTVERLLNQQARVVWKAAPIDRARALLAEETEVLRADEETIVTPYEPSRLAAWNARLVQAGVSVSEIEPRLPTLEDLFIELTGGETIE; encoded by the coding sequence ATGACCAAACGGGTGACGTTGACGGTCAAAGAGCTGCGAAAAACGATTCGCGGCAAGGAAATTATTAAAGGCATTTCGTTTGAGCTGCATGAGGGGGAAGTGTTCGGCTTTTTAGGGCCGAACGGCGCGGGAAAAACGACGACGATCCGCATGCTCGTCGGGCTCATTCGACCGACGTCGGGGACGGTGGCGATTTGCGGGTATGATCTTCACCGCCAGTTTACCGACGCGATTCGCCAGATCGGCTGCATCGTCGAAAACCCAGAAATGTATCCGTATTTAACAGGCTGGGAAAACCTTGAACATTTCTCCCGCATGATGCCGGGAATTGGTGCAGATCGGATCGTGGAAGTGGCGAAGCTCGTCGGCCTTGAACAGCGCATTCATGACCGGGTGAGCACGTATTCGCTCGGCATGCGGCAGCGGCTCGGCATCGCTCAGGCGCTGCTTGGAAAGCCGAAGGTGCTCATTTTGGACGAGCCGACCAACGGCCTTGACCCGGCCGGCATTCGCGAGATGCGCGCCTTCATTCGCTTTTTGGCGGAAACGGAAGGGTTGAGCGTCCTTGTTTCATCGCATTTGTTAAGTGAAATTCAATTAATGTGCGACCGCGTGGCCATTATGGCGAAAGGGCGGCTCTTGGCCGTGGACACGGTTGAGCGGCTGTTAAACCAACAGGCGCGCGTCGTCTGGAAAGCCGCTCCGATCGATCGGGCGCGGGCGCTCTTGGCTGAGGAAACCGAGGTGCTGCGCGCCGATGAAGAGACGATCGTCACGCCATATGAGCCGTCGAGACTAGCTGCTTGGAACGCCAGGCTTGTCCAAGCCGGCGTCTCGGTTTCGGAAATTGAACCGCGGCTGCCGACGCTCGAAGACTTGTTTATCGAGCTGACAGGGGGCGAAACGATTGAGTAA